In Achromobacter pestifer, the DNA window GCAACGAACCGGCGGCGGTGGGCAGCCATTTGTCCCCGCCGCGCCGTCCGGGTTAAGCTTGCAGCCCTCTCCCACACCCATCGGAGCACTCAGAGTGAACCAGTAAATGCCGGGATGCCCATGCGCATCTTGCCTCCCCTCGCTGCCTGGCGCGCGAGCCGCATTGCTAGTTCCATTCTGATCTCTTGCAGGACCCGGCCGCCATCGGCGCGCCGCGGATCGCCCGCGTGAGGCTCAGGTTCGCGGATCCCGTGTCCATCGGCAGTTTTCCCCTTAGATAGAAGGAAAACGCAATGCCTGCGACTGACACCATCGACATTTACCGCCACAACCGCGCCGCCTGGGACCGCCAGGCCGCTCAGCAATGCGCCTGGTCGCAACCTGTAGGCCCCGAAACGATCCAGGCCGCGCGCCGCGGCGACTGGCAGGTGCACATCACGCCGCGCGCCCTGCCCCCGGATTGGCTGCCGGCCATGGCCCCCGCCCCGCGCATCCTGTGCCTGGCCTCGGCCGGCGGGCAGCAGGCGCCCGTGCTGGCCGCCGCCGGTGCGGTCGTGACCGTGTTCGACGCTTCGCCGCAGCAGCTGGCCCAGGACGACATGGTCGCGCGCCGCGACGGCCTCGCGCTCGAAGCCGTGCAGGGAGACATGCGCGATCTTTCGGCGTTCGCCGACGCGTCCTTCGACTGCATCGTGCATCCGATCTCCAACCTGTACGTGCCTGACGTGCGGCCTGTGTGGCGGGAGTGCTTCAGAGTGCTGAAGCATGGCGGCAGGCTGCTCAGCAGCTTCTACAATCCGGTCGTGTTCGTCGGCGACCGCGCGCCGGAGCTGGCGGAACAAGGGCTGATACGGCCGCGCTTCACGCTGCCCTACTCGGACGTGCGTGACCTCACGCCGATGGAGTTGTCGGATAAGCGGGCCCGGGGCGATGCCCTGGTGTTCGGGCACAGCCTGGGCGAGCAGATCGGCGGCCAGCTGGAAGCCGGATTCCTGCTGAAGGGCTTTTATGAGGATGAACAGCCTCAGCCGCGCTTCCTGATCGACCGCTACCTGCCGACCTTCCTGGCCACGTACGCGGTCAAGCCCTGAAGGCAAAAATAGCCCCCACGCTGCGCCTTCGGCTTGCTGCCCCCCAAGGGGGCTTTTTTGCCTTGGGGCGGCCCGGCGGCAAAAAAAAGGGGCGCCGCCTGGCGCCCCTGCCGCGTCACTTGAACGGATTGGCGTCCGTGCCGTAGGCGCTGGCGCCGTAGCCGCTGCCCCCGACCTCCAGCGAGACCGAACTCGGGTCGACCACCGCCTCGGTTCCCTTGTAGTGCATCACCATCCCCGGGAACGCCATCACCGCGGCCACCATCAGCAGCTGGATCACGATGAACGGCACCGAGCCCCAATAGATCTGCCCGGTGGTGACCGGCTCGATCATCTTGCCCGTCACTCTATCCTTGTAGCGGTCCCGTGGCGCCACTGACCGCAGGTAGAACAGCGCAAAGCCGAACGGCGGGTGCATGAACGAGGTCTGCATGTTGACGGCCAGGATCACGCCGAACCAGATCAGGTCTATGCCCAGCTTGTCGGCCACCGGCCCCAGCAGGGGCACGATGATGAACGCCAGTTCGAAGAAGTCCAGGAAGAAGGCCAGCACGAAGGTCAGGACACTGACGACGATCAGGAAGCCCCACTGCCCGCCCGGCAGGCCGGTCAGCAGATGCTCGACCCACAGGTCGCCGTTGACGGCGCGGAAGGTCAGGCCGAACACCGTGGAGCCCACCAGGATGAACACCACGAAGCATGAGAGCTTGGTGGTCGTGTCCATGGCCTGCTTGAGCAGGTCCAGCGACAGGCGGCGGCGCGCCACCGCCATCAGGATGGCGCCGACCGCGCCCATGGCCCCACCCTCGGTCGGCGTGGCCACGCCGATGAAGATGGTGCCCAGCACCAGGAAGATCAGCGCCAGCGGCGGAATCATCACGAAGGTCACCCGTTCGGCCAAAGCCGACAGCAGGCCCAGGCCCAACGCCTTGTTGACCAGCGCGATGACAAAGGCGGTCGCGCCCCAGAACAGCAGCGCCACCACGATGCGCTCGTCCATCGGCGCCGTGTTGTTCTCGACCCAAAGGCCCAGGAAGTAAGCCGACACGGCGGAAATCGTCATCAGCACCAGCAGCGAACGTCCGCCGCGGCCGCCGTTCGGCTCCTGGAAGCGGCGCGCCTCTTCGGGCAGCGCGGGCGCGGAGTCCGGCTTCAGCAGGCTCATGATGACGATGTAGACGATATACAGGCCGGCCAGGATGAAGCCCGGCACCATGGCCGCGCGGTAGATGTCGCCGATGGAACGCCCAAGCTGGTCCGCCAGGATGATGAGCACCAGCGAAGGCGGAATGATCTGCGACAACGTGCCCGACGCGGCGATCACACCGCTGGCCAGCTTGCGGTCATAGCCGTTGCGCAGCATGATGGGCAGCGAGATCAGGCCCATGGAAATGACCGAGGCCGACACCACGCCCGTGGTCGCCGCCAGCATTGCGCCCACGAAGACCACCGCGATGGCCAGGCCGCCGCGGACCGAGCCGAACAACTGCCCGATGGTCTCCAGCAGATCCTCGGCCATGCCGGAGCGTTCCAGCACCAGGCCCATCAGCGTGAAGAATGGCACCGCCAGCAGCGTGTCGTTGGAGATGATGCCGAACACCCGCTGCGGCAGCGCCTGGAACAGCGAGGAATTCAGCAGGCCCAGCTCCATGCCGACCAGGCCGAACAGGATGCCGTTGGCGGCGAGTGCGAACGCCACCGGGAAACCCAGCAGCAGGAAAATAATCAGCGTCGCGAACATGATCGGCGCCAGATTGGCAATGAGAAACTCCATGATCAGCGACCCTTATTATCCAGTTCGTTCTGCGCGGCCGATTCGCGCGCCTGCGCGTCGCGGGCGATTTCCTCGGCCAGTTCTTCTTCCGCGCTCTTGGCGCCTTCGCGTTCGCGCGGATCGCGGCAGCGCCCCGTCAGGAAGCCCACGCACTTGATCAAATGCGACACGCCGGCCAGCACCAACAGCGCGAAACCCACCGGAATCAGCAGCTTGACCGGCCAGCGGATCAGCCCGCCCGAATTGGAGGAATGCTCGCTGCTGAGGTAGGAATCCATGAACACAGGCCAGGACAAGTACATGATCAGCACGCAGGCGGGCAGCAGGAAGAACAGCACGCCGAAAATCTCGATCCCGATCTGCGCCCGGCGCGACAGCCGCGACGAAATGATGTCCACCCTGACGTGGTCGTTCTTCAGCAGGGTGTAGCCCGCCGTCAGCAGGAACATGGCGCCGAACATGTACCACTGCAGTTCCAGCCAGGCGTTGGAGCTGTCGTGGAAGATCTTGCGCATGATGGCGTTGCCGGCGCTGACCAGGACCACCAGCAGCGTGACCCAGGACACGGCCCGGCCCATGCGCAGATTGATCGCGTCTATGCCACGCGACAAGGCGAGTAGTGCTTGCATCTGTTTTCCCCAGAATTGTTTCTAATTACGCACCTGCCCTACACGCAGCCCGTGGTGCACCGGGCTTGAACCGATTCAGTTGTCTTCGCGGTGGTGCCGCAGCCAAGGCGTCAACCGCCGCTCCAGCCACACCAGCAAGGCGAACAGCAACATGCCCATCAAGGCCAGCACGAAAATCGCGGCGAATACCCGCACCGTGTCGAAGGTGCCTTGGGCGCTCATGATCACGTAACCCAAGCCCCGTTGCGACGAGACGAACTCGCCGACGATGGCGCCGACCAGCGCCAGCGAGATCGAGACCTTCATGCCCGCCAGGATCGAAGGCAGCGCGCTGGGCAGCCGCACCTTGAAGAAGAAATCGCGGCGCGTACCCTTCAGCACGCGGCCCAGGTCCAGCACGTCCTGCGGCACCGAGCGCAGGCCGTGGACGGTGTCCACGATCATCGCGAACACGGCGATCAGAAAGGCGATGGCGATCTTCGGTTCGGCGCCCGTGCCCATCCAGATCACGAACAGCGGCGCGATGGCGACCTTGGGCACGCTGTTCAGCGCCACGATCAGGGGATAGATGAAGCGCTCGAACCAGCGCGACCCCACCAGCATGACGGCGATCGCCACGCCGGCCACCACCGCCAGCGCAAAGCCCGCGAGCGTGGTCATCAGCGTGTAGGCGGCATGGCCGGCGTACCAGCTCCATTCCGCGGCCAGCTCCAGCGCCACCTGGCCCGGCAGCGGCAGCATGATGGCGCGCACGTGGAAAATCCGGGCGGCGGCCTCCCATAGGAGCAGGAACACCAGCACCGAGACCAGCCCGGCCATGCGCCGGCCCGCCCCTCTCAGCAGCGCGATCATCGGACGGCCTCCAGGCCGGACGCGGCGCGGGCGCCCTCGTCTAGCAGGCCCATGTTCTGGAACATGCCGCGGATGTGCCGCACGTACTCGCCGAACTGCGGCGTCTCGCGCAGCGCCAGCGGCCGGGGCCGCGGCAGGTCGATCTCTATGGTTTCCAGAATGCGGCCCGGGCGCGGCGAGAACACCATCACCACGTCGCCCAGGAACACCGCCTCGGCGATGCCGTGCGTCACGAACAGCACCGTGTTGCGGGTTTCCATCCAGATCCGCTGCAGCTCGACGTTCATCTGGTCGCGCGTCAGCGCGTCCAGCGCGCCGAAGGGTTCGTCCATCAGCAGCAGCTTGGGATCGTCCACCAGCGCCCGGCAGATCGCGGCGCGCTGGCGCATGCCGCCGGACAACTCGCGCGGATAGCTTTCGGCGAACTTTTCCAGCCCGGTCAAGGCCAGCAAGGCGCGCACCTTGTCCGCATAGGCCGCCACCAGCTTGTGCGCGAACTCCACCGGCAGCAGAATATTGCGGCGCACGCTGCGCCATTCCAGCAACGCGTCGCGCTGGAACACCATGCCCATGCCGTCCGGCGGGCCCTGCACCGGCACGCCCTCCACGCGCAAGTCACCGCTCGAAATGGTCTCCAGCCCGGCCACGCAGCGCAGGAACGTGCTCTTGCCGCAGCCGCTGGGCCCCAGGATGCTGACGAAGCGGCCGCGCGGCACTTCAACCGACACCGATGCCAGCGCCTCCACGCCCGCCGCGCCGGGATAGCGCTTGCGCACGTCTGTTGCGGCCACGGCCCACTGCGTCATGGCTGCACCAGGCTGTCGTAGCGTTCCGGATGCACCAGGTCGGGCGCATAGAACGAGGCGGGCTGCGCGCCGGCGCTGATCAGCCCCACGGTCGACAAGGTGGCGACGGCCTGCGCCCAGTCCTGCGGCACGATGGCGCCTAGCCGCTGCCCCGCCGCCGGCTGGCCGAAGTACGGCTGCAAGGCGTCGATCTGCCCGCGCAGCACTTTCTTGTCCAGCCGCGCCTGCGGCCGCTGGGCCAGGATGGCGGCGACCGCCTCGTCCTGGTGGCCCGCGTAGATGTACTCCCAGGCCCGCGCGCTGACGCTGGCGAAGCGCGCAATGGCGTCGCGCCGCTGCGCCAGCTTGGAGTCATTGGCGAACAGGCCGAAGCTGGGCATGTTCAGGCCGAAGTCGGCGAAGCGCACCGCGCTCGAGGGCCGGTTCTGCGACACCACCGGCAGGAAGAACGGGATGGTCGAGAACGCCGCGTCCGCCCGTCCCACGGCATAGGTCGACGCCTTGCTGGCGGCGTCCACGTTGATCAGTTCCAGATCGCTTTTCTTGAGCTTGCCGGCGGCCAGGAAGGCATCGATGAACGGCGCTTCCAGCGAACCGGCGGTATAGGCCACCTTCTTGCCCTTGAGCTGCGCGGGACCGCTGATGCCAGCGTCGGCCGGAACCAGCAGGCCGATGTCGCTCTGCCTGGCGAACACCGCCACCGCCTTGACCGGCATGCCTTTTTCGCGGGCAATCATGGCCGAGGCCAAGGCGGCATGGCCCAGGTCGAAGCTGTCGCCGGCGCCGACGATCTGCACCGTCGTCACCGAACCATTGCCGTCCTCCAGCGTCACGTCCAGGCCGGCCTGCTTGTACCAGCCCTTCTGCTGCGCCAGATGGAATGCGCCGTGCACGCCCCAGGGCGTCCAGTCCAGCCGGACCTTCAACGGCTCCAGGGCCTGGGACCAGGCGGGCGCGCTCAGCGCGACAGCAGCCAGGCCCAACAATGCGTTGCGCCAATTCCTTGCGAATACCGCGAGCATGATTTTCCCCGTTATGTGCCGACACTGTGCGGCCGCGCCCGCGGCCGCCGGTACCACGCCGTGCTCAGCCGCCGCGGCCGAACCACCGTTTGATGCGCGCCCACAGCACGCTGAAGAACATGGCCGTGGGATTGAAGCTGGCCTGGGCCGGCGCCTCGCCCGCAGCGGCGGGCCGGCGCAGCCTGGCCGTGACGTTGTTGCCGAAATCCGCGATCATCCGGCGCACGAAATCCTGCACCAGGCCAGAACGCGAAAATTGCGCCAGCGGCCCTTGCAGCGAATACAGCAGGTTCACGTGCACCTGTGTTTCCGTGGCCGACAGCGCCTCCACGCGATACGTAATGTCGCCGTTGGCGCGTGACTGGCTGAGCGAGTCCTGCCCTGCCCCGCGGAACACCGCCTGCATGGCCGCGTCGTCGCGTTCCAGGCGGGCCGCGCCATTGAAGGCGGCGGACATGGGGCCGAACTTGATCGCGATCTTGCCCTTGACCCGCTCGCCCTCGTGCTCCTCGATGGAGGCGCCCGGCAGGCAGCTGGCCAGGGCCGGCAGATCCACCATGAAGGCCCAGACCTCGGCAGCCGGGAAAGGCACTTTGAAGCCGCCATCGATCTGGCTGCCGCGGCCTTCCTTCTTGCCGGCCGGGGCGGCAGGCGCCGGAGCCGGCGCCGCGGCCGTGCCTGCCGCCGGCTGGCTGGCCACGGCTGGCGTGAACCCCGCGAACGCCACCGGCTTTTCCGCCGCCGGCGCCGCGCCGCGCCCCTGCGCCTGCGCAACGCGCAGCGCCTGCACGGCGGGGTCGGGCTGTTCCCTGAGTTCGGCCAGCACCGACATGACGGCGGCGACGATGCCCATGTAGCCGGTGCAGCGGCACAGATTGCCGGACAGCTCCACCCGCACCCGCCCCTCGTCCGCATCCGGCAAGCGCAGCACGATATCGCGCGAGGTCGCCAGCATGCCCGGGGTGCAATAGCCGCATTGCAAGGCGTGGTGCTTGGTGAAGGCGGCGCGCAACCGCTGCATCACCGGATCGGCGTCATAGCCTTCGATGGTGGTCACCTGCCGGCCTTCGCAGGCCACCGCGAAGGAGATACAGGAGCGCACCGGCGCGCCGTCCACCAGCACCGTGCAGGCGCCGCAGACGCCGTGCTCGCAGCCGAGATGGGTGCCGGTCAGGCGCGCCTGGTCCCGCAGGAAATCCCCCAGATGCATGCGCGCGGGCGCCTCGTGCGATACGCGCTTGCCGTTTACTTCCAATGTCACCTGAACCATGCTCATTCCTGTCAACCCAAGGCCTGCGCCAGGCAACGCGTCACCGCGGTCCCGTGCAGCTTGCGATGGTGTTCATCCTTGTCCTGCATGACGCCGGCCAGCTCGCTGGCCAGCAACGCTTCATCCAGGCCCGCCAGGCCCTGCTGCGCGATGCGCGCGGCCAGTTGGGGCAGCAATCTGGGCGCGCCGTCCAGGGCCCCCACCGCGATGCGCGCCGTCTTCGAAGACGGGTCGAACC includes these proteins:
- a CDS encoding ABC transporter ATP-binding protein, producing MTQWAVAATDVRKRYPGAAGVEALASVSVEVPRGRFVSILGPSGCGKSTFLRCVAGLETISSGDLRVEGVPVQGPPDGMGMVFQRDALLEWRSVRRNILLPVEFAHKLVAAYADKVRALLALTGLEKFAESYPRELSGGMRQRAAICRALVDDPKLLLMDEPFGALDALTRDQMNVELQRIWMETRNTVLFVTHGIAEAVFLGDVVMVFSPRPGRILETIEIDLPRPRPLALRETPQFGEYVRHIRGMFQNMGLLDEGARAASGLEAVR
- a CDS encoding class I SAM-dependent methyltransferase; amino-acid sequence: MPATDTIDIYRHNRAAWDRQAAQQCAWSQPVGPETIQAARRGDWQVHITPRALPPDWLPAMAPAPRILCLASAGGQQAPVLAAAGAVVTVFDASPQQLAQDDMVARRDGLALEAVQGDMRDLSAFADASFDCIVHPISNLYVPDVRPVWRECFRVLKHGGRLLSSFYNPVVFVGDRAPELAEQGLIRPRFTLPYSDVRDLTPMELSDKRARGDALVFGHSLGEQIGGQLEAGFLLKGFYEDEQPQPRFLIDRYLPTFLATYAVKP
- a CDS encoding xanthine dehydrogenase family Fe-S subunit, coding for MSMVQVTLEVNGKRVSHEAPARMHLGDFLRDQARLTGTHLGCEHGVCGACTVLVDGAPVRSCISFAVACEGRQVTTIEGYDADPVMQRLRAAFTKHHALQCGYCTPGMLATSRDIVLRLPDADEGRVRVELSGNLCRCTGYMGIVAAVMSVLAELREQPDPAVQALRVAQAQGRGAAPAAEKPVAFAGFTPAVASQPAAGTAAAPAPAPAAPAGKKEGRGSQIDGGFKVPFPAAEVWAFMVDLPALASCLPGASIEEHEGERVKGKIAIKFGPMSAAFNGAARLERDDAAMQAVFRGAGQDSLSQSRANGDITYRVEALSATETQVHVNLLYSLQGPLAQFSRSGLVQDFVRRMIADFGNNVTARLRRPAAAGEAPAQASFNPTAMFFSVLWARIKRWFGRGG
- a CDS encoding ABC transporter substrate-binding protein, giving the protein MLAVFARNWRNALLGLAAVALSAPAWSQALEPLKVRLDWTPWGVHGAFHLAQQKGWYKQAGLDVTLEDGNGSVTTVQIVGAGDSFDLGHAALASAMIAREKGMPVKAVAVFARQSDIGLLVPADAGISGPAQLKGKKVAYTAGSLEAPFIDAFLAAGKLKKSDLELINVDAASKASTYAVGRADAAFSTIPFFLPVVSQNRPSSAVRFADFGLNMPSFGLFANDSKLAQRRDAIARFASVSARAWEYIYAGHQDEAVAAILAQRPQARLDKKVLRGQIDALQPYFGQPAAGQRLGAIVPQDWAQAVATLSTVGLISAGAQPASFYAPDLVHPERYDSLVQP
- a CDS encoding TRAP transporter large permease, with the translated sequence MEFLIANLAPIMFATLIIFLLLGFPVAFALAANGILFGLVGMELGLLNSSLFQALPQRVFGIISNDTLLAVPFFTLMGLVLERSGMAEDLLETIGQLFGSVRGGLAIAVVFVGAMLAATTGVVSASVISMGLISLPIMLRNGYDRKLASGVIAASGTLSQIIPPSLVLIILADQLGRSIGDIYRAAMVPGFILAGLYIVYIVIMSLLKPDSAPALPEEARRFQEPNGGRGGRSLLVLMTISAVSAYFLGLWVENNTAPMDERIVVALLFWGATAFVIALVNKALGLGLLSALAERVTFVMIPPLALIFLVLGTIFIGVATPTEGGAMGAVGAILMAVARRRLSLDLLKQAMDTTTKLSCFVVFILVGSTVFGLTFRAVNGDLWVEHLLTGLPGGQWGFLIVVSVLTFVLAFFLDFFELAFIIVPLLGPVADKLGIDLIWFGVILAVNMQTSFMHPPFGFALFYLRSVAPRDRYKDRVTGKMIEPVTTGQIYWGSVPFIVIQLLMVAAVMAFPGMVMHYKGTEAVVDPSSVSLEVGGSGYGASAYGTDANPFK
- a CDS encoding ABC transporter permease, which codes for MIALLRGAGRRMAGLVSVLVFLLLWEAAARIFHVRAIMLPLPGQVALELAAEWSWYAGHAAYTLMTTLAGFALAVVAGVAIAVMLVGSRWFERFIYPLIVALNSVPKVAIAPLFVIWMGTGAEPKIAIAFLIAVFAMIVDTVHGLRSVPQDVLDLGRVLKGTRRDFFFKVRLPSALPSILAGMKVSISLALVGAIVGEFVSSQRGLGYVIMSAQGTFDTVRVFAAIFVLALMGMLLFALLVWLERRLTPWLRHHREDN
- a CDS encoding TRAP transporter small permease subunit, translated to MQALLALSRGIDAINLRMGRAVSWVTLLVVLVSAGNAIMRKIFHDSSNAWLELQWYMFGAMFLLTAGYTLLKNDHVRVDIISSRLSRRAQIGIEIFGVLFFLLPACVLIMYLSWPVFMDSYLSSEHSSNSGGLIRWPVKLLIPVGFALLVLAGVSHLIKCVGFLTGRCRDPREREGAKSAEEELAEEIARDAQARESAAQNELDNKGR